From the genome of uncultured Methanobacterium sp.:
TTTGATGGATTTTAAAAACTAAAGAAAGCCCCAAAAACTAAATAACGATTGTTAAACAGTTTTGGATAACAATTGTTAAAATAGAGTTCACAAAGTTTCAAAATTTAAACAGTTAATATAAAATTTTAGAAAAAAATACAATTTAGAAGTAATTTAGAGAACTAATTTAAAAAATAGAAAAATGAGTAAAGTCAGGTGACTTTACATCATTGGTGGCATTCCACCAGGCATTCCGCCCATTCCTTCCATTCCACCCATGTCAGGTTCTTTACCTGCTCCAGTGGATGCAATGACGTCGTCGATCCTTAGGATCATTTCTGCGGCTTCTGCTGCTGATTGGATGGCCTGTTTTTTGACTCGGTGAGGTTCGATGACTCCGGCACGGTACATGTCGGTGACGTCGCCTGTGAATACGTTGAGTCCCATGTATAATGATTTTTCATGGGCTGCTCGTAGGTCCACCAGAGCGTCAATGCTGTCCAGTCCTGCGTTTTCAGCCAGGGTTTTTGGTACTACTTCCAGTGCTTCTGCAAATGCAGTAACAGCTAGTTGTTCACGGCCGCTGATGGTGTCAGCGTATTCTTTGAGTCCTTTGGCTATGGAGATTTCTGCAGCTCCTCCACCAGCAACTACTTTACCGTCCTCGATGGTAGCGGCAACTACGCCGATGGCATCTTCGATTGCTCTTTCGATTTCATCTACCACGTGTTGGGTTGAACCGCGGATGAGTAGGGTTACTGATTTTGGGTCTTTGCAGTCTTCCACGAAGAGCATTGCTTCGCCGGAGATTTTCTTCTCAGCTACGGATCCTGCTAGTCCCAGGTCTTCGAAGTCTAGGTCTTCGATGTTGGAAACTACAGTGGCTCCGGTTGCCCGGGAGAGTTTTTCCATGTCTGATTTTTTGACTCTGCGCACAGCCATGATTCCTGCTTTGGCCAGGTAGTGCTGTGCCAGGTCGTCTATTCCTTTCTGACAGAAGAGTACAGTGGCTCCGGCATCGGCGATTTTGTTCACCATGTCCTTGATCATCTGTTCTTCTTGTTCAATGAAGGCCTGCATCTGGGCAGGGTCAGTGATTCGGATTTCAGCATCCACTTCGGTTTCTTTAACTTCAATGGCACTGTTTAATAATGCGATCCTTGCGTCTTCCACCTTTTTAGGCATACCAGGGTGTACTGGTTCTTTGTCGATTATAACACCGTTTACGAGCTGGGAGTCATCGATGGTTGCTCCGTCTTTCTTCTCGATTTTGATGTGGTCCTGATCGATTTCCCCGTCGTCTTCCACCTGTTTGACTGCGCCAACCACCAGTTCTGCTAATGGTTCTCGTGCTTTTTCAGTTCCCTTTCCGGTCATGGCGGTCATGGCCACTTTCATGAGGGTTTCCCTGTCATCTGCATCGATTGCTATAACGCTTAAGATTTCCTGGGCTTTTTCAGCTGCTTGCCTGTATCCCATAGCTATTATGGTGGGGTGAATGTCCATGTCCAGGAGGCCTTCTGCCTTCTTGAGTAGTTCTCCTGCGATTATAACTGCAGTGGTGGTTCCGTCTCCCACTTCATCTTCCTGGGTTTTGGCTACTTCCACCAGCATTTTGGCTGCAGGGTGCTCGATGTCCATTTCTTTGAGGATAGTTACTCCGTCATTGGTTACAACGATGTCTCCTAATCCATCTACGAGCATTTTGTCCATTCCCTTGGGACCTAAAGTAGTCCTAACGGTTTCTGCTAAGACTTTTCCTGCTAATATGTTCATTCTCTGAGCATCTCTTCCTAAAACTCTTGAAGAGCCCTCAGGCATTATAATAATAGGTTGTCCTTGTCCTTGTCCTAATTGTGCCACATTATCACCTCAAATTGTTTTATGTAAATAATCAGTAGGTTAGCGATTATATAAATAGTTTGCTATTGTATGGTTGGGTTAATTTTAAAATGATTAAATGCCATTTAACACTTAAAAAATCTGTATAAACATTTTAATGATTTAAAATGATGAATACATGATTAAAATATTGGATAGGTGATTAAAAGGTAGAATAGATGATTGAAAGGTGAAATAAGTGATTAAAATGTGGAATAAATGATTGAGATGTGGAAAGAATAAAAAAGTATACTTCTAGTCTTTATCTATTTTTTTCCACATCACTGTACCGTTATTATTCCTTGAACGGAAGTAACCCTTTCTTTCCAGGTTTCTGAGGGCATGTTCAAAGTTCTGCATGGTAAGTTCAGTGAATCCCATGTCAATGATCCAGTCAAAAAGATTTTCCAAGTTATCCTCTTTATCAGGGAGTAACAGGTAGATATTGGACTGGAAAGAAGTCAAATCCTTTTTAGGTTTTTGGGTTAGTAGCTTAAACTGATTTTTTATCTTCTGCAATTCCTTTATTTTCAGATCCTTTTCTTCCAGTTGTTTGACTAATCCCTTAATCTCATCTTCCTTTTTCTGGATGGTTTTATCCTGATCTTTCTGTAACTCCTGTAGTTTGCTGTGCTCTAGAACCATGGACCTGGAAGATTCTTTCTGGCACTTTTTAAGCTCGATCTTCAACTTGCTGATCTCTAAAAGGCAGGCTTTAACCAGCTGCCTTAACTGCTCTCTCTCTGTATCCTTCAAAAAGGCCATGTTTATCACTTGAATAGTGGAATTATTATTATCAATACAATGACTAATTCTAATCTTATGTATGCACCAATCTCCTTTTAAGCTTTGAGATATAAATGCATCTAATACTAATCTCCAAGAAAAGGATATTCACACTTTCTAAAATAAAAAAAAATACTAACTAATCTTAATCAAAAAAGAATCTTAATAAAGTTTTACGATAAGGAATAACTGTAAATACATAAAAAAGAATAAATATTGAATTATCTAAAAAAATAAGTTAAAATAGGAGCTAATATTAATATAACCCCTACATTATCTCCGCAATAAGTTCTGCATTTAATATGGATGCTCCTGCAGCACCCCTAACCGTATTGTGACCTAAAAGGACATATTTCAGGCTTTGAGAGAATGTTGCATCCTGCCGGAGTCTTCCAACGGTGACTGCCATTCCTTTTCCCATCATACGATCCATGCGCGGTTGAGGTCTGTTATCCTCTTCCCGGACAATAACCGGATGTTCTGGGGCAGAGTACAGGTTCAACTTTTGAGGAAGCGCCTGGAAAGTCTGCAAAGATTTTTTAACATCTTCCAGGTTGAATTCTTCATCCATTTCCATGAAAACAGCCTCGGTGTGACCGTCCACCACCGGGACCCGGTGACAGGATGTGCTGACTCCAAAAGTGGCTGGTTCCACATTCTCACCATCAAAGTCACCCAAAAGGTGCAGGGTCTCTGATTCCATTTTTTCCTCTTCCCCTCCAATGAAGGGTACCAGGTTGTCAATCATGGCCATGGAGGGTACTCCATTGTAGCCGGCTCCGGAAACTGCCTGCATGGTGGATACGTATACTCGGTTGATGTCAAACTGGTCATATATTGGTTTTAGGGTTAGTACCAGGGCTATGGTGGAACAGTTGGGGTTGGTGACAATGAATCCATCCCATCCCCTGTTTTTCTGCTGGATTTCTATGAGATCCAGGTGTTCCGGGTTCACCTCGGGTATGACCAGGGGCACATCCGGTTCCATGCGCATGGCACTGGCATTTGATGCAACTTTCATGCCTGCTTCTGCAAATTTGGGCTCAACTATTGCTGCATTTTCGGCAGGTAGTGCTGAGAAAACTATCTCCACATCCTTCACCTGGCTGGGGTCTGTGTCCACTACCACCGTGTCCTGAACTGTCTCAGGGATGGGTGTGTCCATGTGCCAGGTCACTGCATCCTGATATTTTTTTCCTGCAGAACGCTGGGAGGCTGTCAGAGCAGTTATCTCAAACTTGGGGTGATCCTCGAGAAGTTGTATAAAACGCTGCCCTACCATTCCTGTTGCACCTAAAATACCTACATTTACCATATAACCACCTTTTAAACCTTTTAATATACTCTTTATTAATGACTGTCCATTAACTCTATATAATATTATCACTTCTTTCGATTTTATACTCACATAATAAATTATAGAATACTGACCATAATCCCAGAATATCTACTTCTTTTGATTCAATATTCTCATGTAATAATTATGGAATTATGTAATCATTATGGAACACTCTCATAATCCTAGAACATCATCCATATTACTTATTTTTCCCTTTTCAGCTGTCACCACGTATCGAATGGCCTTGATCACACCGTTGACAAATGCCTGTCTGGTACCTGCACGGTGTACGATTTCCAGTCGTTCTCCATCCCCTGCAAATAGAACAGTGTGGTCTCCCACAATGTCCCCACCGCGAACTGCGTGGATCCCAATTTCTTCAGGTGTTCGCTCACCAACCATTCCTTCCCTGCCGTAAACTCCTACTTCATCCAGGTTACGGTTTAGGGCTCCGGCTATGAGTTCGGCGGCTTTTACTGCAGTTCCAGATGGTGCGTCTTTTTTATGCTTGTGGTGTGCTTCGATAATCTCCACATCGTAATCTGTTAGGATGGATGCCAGCTCTTCCACCACCTTAAAGAAAACGTTCACTCCCACTGCCATGTTAGGTGATATAACTGCACTTACCTGATTAGTTTCTATGGCGGACTGGTTAAATTGCATCTGTTCTTCGGTGAAACCAGTTGTTCCCACCACCAGATTAACACCAGATTCTGCAGTGGTTTTTATGGTGCCAACTGCTGCTGCTGCAATGGTGAAATCCACCAGTACGTCTGGTTTTTTCACATTCAATGTTTCTGCAAGCTTTTCTGCATCCACTATGTGTACGTTAATTGGTCCAATTCCCATAACTTCCCCCACATCTTTGCCCTCCAGGGGAGTGTTGGGGGCTTCAATGGCTGCCACAACCTGCATATCCTCCTGTTGGAGGATAGTGTTGATGATCATGGACCCCATTCTTCCACCGGCACCGGTTACTGCCACACTTATCATGATATATCATCTCCTAAAGATTGGTAATTCTCTTAAAGATCCCAAATTTGGTAATTCCTAAAGATTGATAATTTCCCTAAAGATCCCTAATTTAATAATTCCCTAAAAATCCCTATTTAATAATTCTCCTAAAGAACCCTAATTTGATAGTTCTCCAAGAATCCTTAAAAAAATAAATAAGAGAAAAATAAGGTGTTATTTTAAAAATCCAATGGCCTGGATCCAGGCAGTTAAAATAGATTTAGTCTTAAAAAGAAGGAGAACTAAACAGTTTAGATCAACTGCAGGTCCAGGAGTACCTTCCTAAGTTTTTCCTGACTTTCCTCTCTTAATGGAACCAGTGGCATACGAACATGACCTGCCGGTCTTCCCATCATGTTGAGTGCTTCCTTGGCTGGTACTGGATTGGACTCAATAAACAGAACCTTCATCAAGTCATACAGCTCGTAATGAAGTTCTTTGGCTCTTTTAAAGTCTCCTTCAATGGCTTTTTTAACCATTTCACTCATTCGTGCGGGGTCAACATTGCCCACCACACTGATAACTCCATTACATCCCTGGGATATCATGGGTAAAGTGAGGTTGTCGTTTCCAGATAGGACTAGGAAATCATCCACATCCAAGCTTTTAAGTTTATGGATGGTCTGGGAAACTTTGTCCAGATCAGGGTTGGCCTCTTTGATGGCTACTATGTTATCCAGCTGGGCTACGCGTCCAATGGTTTCCACATCAATATCCGTCCCGGTACGGGAAGGAACATTGTAAACGATCATGGGAATGTCCACTGACTCGGATAACATTTTGTAGTGTTCGTAAAGCCCGTGCTGCTGGGGTTTGTTATAGTAAGGTGTTATTACCAGTGCGTAGTCTGCACCGATGTCTTCTGCGTATTTTACCAGGTCCAGTGCTTCCTTGGATGAGTTGCTACCTGCTCCGGCCACTGCGGCTGCCTTGCCCTTCACTTCATCAACCAGGATTTCCATCATCTTCTTCTGTTCCTGGTGGGTTATGGTGGCAGACTCACCGGTGGTTCCGGCGGCCAATAGGCCATTTACACCTCGTTCTAGGAGATAATTCATGTTCTCCCTCATTCCCTCTTCATCCACTTTATCTTCGCGGGTGAAGGGGGTTACCATAGCAACTGTGGTACCTTCCAATTTCATTCCAAGACTCTCCTTACCATTTCATAAGCTCTCTTACCATCATTCCAGTCTACAAATATAACCACTGATGTTTGACTTGATGAAATTTCCACTATGTTTATTTTATTCTGACGTAAAGGTGCGGTGATTTTGGTAATAATACCCGGAGTATCAATGAAGTCCTGGCTGTTGACGCTGATCATGGCGATCTCACGACCCAGTGACAGTGAACTCATATCCGGACTCTTCACCACCACCTCATGAAGGATTTCATGGGCAGAATCAGCCATTGATTTATCAATGAAAAGGGTTATTGAGTTTTGACCGGTAGAAATACCATAAATATTAATATTATTATCCTGCAGGGTTTTGGTGAGTTCAGCTAGAATTCCCACTTTGGTCAGGATCTCTTCACCAACCACTGCAATGACTGAAATGGGTTCATTGTTAAGAGTGGTTGATCTTAGCATTTTGTCTTTGGAGGGACCCATTATCTCAGTTCCGGGTGCTGAAAGATCACCGTGCTCAAATCCTATGATTTTGGCATTTATTTTGGGGTCTTTGTAGCGCAGTGCATGGGGATGCAGTACCTGGGCTCCGTGTGTTGCCAGATCTCTCATCTCCTCCACACTGATCTTGTCCAGTTTCTTGGCGGACTGTAGTTTATTGGGATCAGTGGACATCACCCCTCCCACATCGGTGACAATGATCACCTCTTCTGCATGGAGGCAATGACCCATAAGGAAAGCAGTTATGTCACTTCCACCCCTTCCCAGGGTGGTAATGTTGCCTTCTCTGTCTTTTCCCAGGAAACCGCAGAGCACAGGGATCACTCCCTGATCCAAGAGTTTTAAGATATCCCTGGATCTGATCTCGGTCTCTGCAAAGTCAATTTTAGCATTTAAATAGTTGCTGTCAGTTATAACTGGCCAAAGTTCCATATGAGGATCTATATACTCTGATTTGACACCAAGAGATTCTATGGTGGATGAAAACACTCTTACACTGGTAATTTCTCCCATGGAGACTATATCTGCCATCTGTTTCTCGGTTATGGCATCCCCTATGGATTTGTTTACAATTTCCAGGATGTTATCGGTGGTCTTGTTGATGGCTGAAACCACCACCACCACCTTCTTGCCCTGCATGTATTCCTTAACCACTGCACGAGCTGCTTTTTTGATCCTTTTTCCATCTCCGATGGATGTTCCTCCAAACTTGGCCACTATTATTCCCATAGCAACCAACCTTAGAAGTAATTATTCCTAACTAATCGAGTTACGTAACCTGCGATTTTGTTTCGCAGATGTTTGGTACTTACAGTGGAGAATTCTTGCACTAACTTCTTATTTTCATCGAAATCTGTGGTGAATTTACCGGGATAAGTTTCAATCAGCTCTTTGGATGTTCTTTTAACGAATGATGTTCTAATGTTACCCATGCTTTTTACCTCCTTGAATTTTCTGTTGTTCTTTTTTGCTCAAATCCGTCAGTATCATAGTGATCTGGGTGAGACTGTCTTTATCTATTTCCTGCTCTTTAGCTATTTCTCTGATCTTATGATGGATAAATTCTTCCCTTTCCGGGTCATGAATTTTCATTCCCAGAACTATTTTGGCCTGGTAAATATCAGTGGCCAGGGAAGTTCTCTCTTTAATGAGTTTTATTATTTCCTCATCCAGTTTGTCGATCTTTTTGCGAGAGCTTTCCAATAGTTGTAACGCTTCTGCCCTATCCATGGTCAACCACCTTGGTTCCCACATTATCAACCTGAGTTAAAATAACGTTTCCAGGATATGAACTCCATGCTTCCTGAACCGGGTCTATATTTTCCTCGGGAACAATGGCCACAAATGAAGGGCCAGTTCCTGAAAGACCAGCGGCCAGTGCACCTGTTTTTAACGCATCCAGTGCAATTCCAGCATCAAAACCTAAAGCTGCACTGTATAACATTCCATTTAAGGTCAGGGCTTCGTAAATATTCCCTTTCAGCGCTTCCTGGAATGCGAGTTTTACCCATGGTGCCAGGAGTTTCATTCTACCTACATCAGATTGGGCAGTAGGTGACTTTCTATTGGGCATATATATTAATATATTTTGCTCCTCCATTGGGCCATGGTGGAAGATTTCCCTACGTGAATTGTGGGTGATGGTAAGACCTCCAAAAAAAGAGGCACTGGCATCATCAAATGCACCAGTAATGGTAACACCAGCTTCCAGGGAAGCATCAATGGCCAGGTTAATTATATCTGAATCATTTAAGCTATCTTGAGGAACTAATCCATCATTCACCAGAGCATGGTATGTGGCCAGCACCACTGCATTGGAAGTGGCACTGCTGCTGGAAAGTCCAGAAGCCATTGGTAAAGTAGAACTGGTCTTTAAATGGATTCCGGTATTTACATTGAATTTTTCCAACACTTTATTTACACATATCTCCATGAGTGTGGTGTCAACTTCTCTATCTACTTTGAATATTCTTTTTGATGATTTTAAACTGGCTTCTGCAGTTACATAAAGCTTTATACCAAATGCAGATCCACAACCGGTTGATATGGCATTAATTACCGTGGCTGAACCGGGGGATCGGACAATTGCTTTCAAATTATCACCTGTGAGAGCTTAACTCTGTTTGTGTATTGCACTATTTTATATACATAGAAATAAAAAGACTAATAAATACATCGATGAAAACAATGAAATCCAAAATTGATTCAAATTTTATAAAAATACAATTTCTATAAAAA
Proteins encoded in this window:
- the dapB gene encoding 4-hydroxy-tetrahydrodipicolinate reductase, translated to MISVAVTGAGGRMGSMIINTILQQEDMQVVAAIEAPNTPLEGKDVGEVMGIGPINVHIVDAEKLAETLNVKKPDVLVDFTIAAAAVGTIKTTAESGVNLVVGTTGFTEEQMQFNQSAIETNQVSAVISPNMAVGVNVFFKVVEELASILTDYDVEIIEAHHKHKKDAPSGTAVKAAELIAGALNRNLDEVGVYGREGMVGERTPEEIGIHAVRGGDIVGDHTVLFAGDGERLEIVHRAGTRQAFVNGVIKAIRYVVTAEKGKISNMDDVLGL
- a CDS encoding 30S ribosomal protein S17e → MGNIRTSFVKRTSKELIETYPGKFTTDFDENKKLVQEFSTVSTKHLRNKIAGYVTRLVRNNYF
- a CDS encoding chorismate mutase — its product is MDRAEALQLLESSRKKIDKLDEEIIKLIKERTSLATDIYQAKIVLGMKIHDPEREEFIHHKIREIAKEQEIDKDSLTQITMILTDLSKKEQQKIQGGKKHG
- a CDS encoding aspartate kinase — protein: MGIIVAKFGGTSIGDGKRIKKAARAVVKEYMQGKKVVVVVSAINKTTDNILEIVNKSIGDAITEKQMADIVSMGEITSVRVFSSTIESLGVKSEYIDPHMELWPVITDSNYLNAKIDFAETEIRSRDILKLLDQGVIPVLCGFLGKDREGNITTLGRGGSDITAFLMGHCLHAEEVIIVTDVGGVMSTDPNKLQSAKKLDKISVEEMRDLATHGAQVLHPHALRYKDPKINAKIIGFEHGDLSAPGTEIMGPSKDKMLRSTTLNNEPISVIAVVGEEILTKVGILAELTKTLQDNNINIYGISTGQNSITLFIDKSMADSAHEILHEVVVKSPDMSSLSLGREIAMISVNSQDFIDTPGIITKITAPLRQNKINIVEISSSQTSVVIFVDWNDGKRAYEMVRRVLE
- the dapA gene encoding 4-hydroxy-tetrahydrodipicolinate synthase → MKLEGTTVAMVTPFTREDKVDEEGMRENMNYLLERGVNGLLAAGTTGESATITHQEQKKMMEILVDEVKGKAAAVAGAGSNSSKEALDLVKYAEDIGADYALVITPYYNKPQQHGLYEHYKMLSESVDIPMIVYNVPSRTGTDIDVETIGRVAQLDNIVAIKEANPDLDKVSQTIHKLKSLDVDDFLVLSGNDNLTLPMISQGCNGVISVVGNVDPARMSEMVKKAIEGDFKRAKELHYELYDLMKVLFIESNPVPAKEALNMMGRPAGHVRMPLVPLREESQEKLRKVLLDLQLI
- the asd gene encoding aspartate-semialdehyde dehydrogenase; this translates as MVNVGILGATGMVGQRFIQLLEDHPKFEITALTASQRSAGKKYQDAVTWHMDTPIPETVQDTVVVDTDPSQVKDVEIVFSALPAENAAIVEPKFAEAGMKVASNASAMRMEPDVPLVIPEVNPEHLDLIEIQQKNRGWDGFIVTNPNCSTIALVLTLKPIYDQFDINRVYVSTMQAVSGAGYNGVPSMAMIDNLVPFIGGEEEKMESETLHLLGDFDGENVEPATFGVSTSCHRVPVVDGHTEAVFMEMDEEFNLEDVKKSLQTFQALPQKLNLYSAPEHPVIVREEDNRPQPRMDRMMGKGMAVTVGRLRQDATFSQSLKYVLLGHNTVRGAAGASILNAELIAEIM
- a CDS encoding shikimate kinase — its product is MKAIVRSPGSATVINAISTGCGSAFGIKLYVTAEASLKSSKRIFKVDREVDTTLMEICVNKVLEKFNVNTGIHLKTSSTLPMASGLSSSSATSNAVVLATYHALVNDGLVPQDSLNDSDIINLAIDASLEAGVTITGAFDDASASFFGGLTITHNSRREIFHHGPMEEQNILIYMPNRKSPTAQSDVGRMKLLAPWVKLAFQEALKGNIYEALTLNGMLYSAALGFDAGIALDALKTGALAAGLSGTGPSFVAIVPEENIDPVQEAWSSYPGNVILTQVDNVGTKVVDHG
- the thsA gene encoding thermosome subunit alpha translates to MPEGSSRVLGRDAQRMNILAGKVLAETVRTTLGPKGMDKMLVDGLGDIVVTNDGVTILKEMDIEHPAAKMLVEVAKTQEDEVGDGTTTAVIIAGELLKKAEGLLDMDIHPTIIAMGYRQAAEKAQEILSVIAIDADDRETLMKVAMTAMTGKGTEKAREPLAELVVGAVKQVEDDGEIDQDHIKIEKKDGATIDDSQLVNGVIIDKEPVHPGMPKKVEDARIALLNSAIEVKETEVDAEIRITDPAQMQAFIEQEEQMIKDMVNKIADAGATVLFCQKGIDDLAQHYLAKAGIMAVRRVKKSDMEKLSRATGATVVSNIEDLDFEDLGLAGSVAEKKISGEAMLFVEDCKDPKSVTLLIRGSTQHVVDEIERAIEDAIGVVAATIEDGKVVAGGGAAEISIAKGLKEYADTISGREQLAVTAFAEALEVVPKTLAENAGLDSIDALVDLRAAHEKSLYMGLNVFTGDVTDMYRAGVIEPHRVKKQAIQSAAEAAEMILRIDDVIASTGAGKEPDMGGMEGMGGMPGGMPPMM